The following coding sequences lie in one Methylotuvimicrobium alcaliphilum 20Z genomic window:
- the rho gene encoding transcription termination factor Rho has product MNLTELKLKQVSELIDIAESLGLENVARTRKQDLIFAILKKQAKSGEDIYGDGVLEILQDGFGFLRTPGCSYLAGPDDIYVSPSQIRRFNLRTGDTVSGKIRPPKESERYFAMLKVQNINFEAPENTKNKILFTNLTPLFPNVRFTLEKGNGTSEDLTGRIIDLIAPIGKGQRGLIVSPPKAGKTMIMQSLAHSIAEKNPECYLIVLLIDERPEEVTEMERCVRGEVISSTFDEPATRHVQVADMVIEKARRLVEHKHDVVILLDSITRLARAFNTVVPSSGKVLTGGVDANALEKPKRFFGAARNIEEGGSLTIIATALIDTGSRMDDVIYEEFKGTGNMELHLDRKLAEKRIYPAININRSGTRREEYLVDSEELQKTWILRKILQPMDEMAASEFLLGKLKDFKTNSEFFDSMKR; this is encoded by the coding sequence ATGAATCTAACCGAGTTAAAACTAAAACAAGTCAGCGAACTTATTGATATTGCGGAGTCATTGGGGCTCGAAAATGTCGCCAGAACACGCAAACAAGATCTCATTTTCGCCATTTTAAAAAAACAAGCCAAAAGCGGCGAGGACATATACGGCGATGGTGTATTGGAAATTTTACAAGATGGCTTCGGTTTTCTTCGCACACCCGGCTGCTCTTATCTAGCCGGCCCCGACGATATCTACGTTTCACCCAGCCAAATAAGACGCTTTAACCTACGCACCGGCGACACGGTCAGCGGCAAAATTCGCCCGCCGAAGGAATCGGAACGTTACTTCGCGATGCTCAAAGTTCAAAACATTAACTTCGAAGCGCCCGAAAATACCAAAAACAAGATTCTCTTTACCAACCTCACCCCCCTGTTTCCGAACGTACGCTTCACATTAGAAAAAGGTAATGGCACCAGTGAGGACTTGACGGGCCGCATTATCGATCTGATCGCACCGATCGGCAAGGGACAACGCGGCTTGATCGTTTCGCCGCCGAAAGCCGGTAAAACGATGATCATGCAAAGCTTGGCCCATTCCATCGCCGAAAAAAATCCCGAATGTTATCTGATCGTCTTATTGATCGACGAACGCCCTGAAGAGGTGACCGAAATGGAACGTTGCGTACGCGGCGAGGTTATTTCCAGCACGTTCGACGAACCCGCAACACGACATGTGCAAGTAGCCGACATGGTAATCGAAAAAGCGCGAAGACTGGTCGAGCATAAACACGATGTAGTCATTCTGTTAGATTCGATCACTCGATTAGCACGCGCATTCAATACTGTTGTGCCTTCTTCCGGCAAGGTATTAACCGGCGGTGTCGACGCGAATGCCTTGGAAAAGCCCAAACGCTTCTTTGGCGCCGCAAGAAATATCGAGGAAGGAGGGAGCCTTACGATCATTGCAACCGCATTGATCGATACCGGCTCGAGAATGGATGATGTGATTTACGAGGAATTCAAAGGTACCGGCAACATGGAATTGCACCTAGACCGCAAATTAGCCGAGAAACGGATTTATCCGGCGATCAATATCAATCGTTCCGGCACACGTCGAGAAGAGTACCTGGTCGACTCTGAAGAATTGCAAAAAACTTGGATATTGCGGAAAATTCTACAACCGATGGATGAAATGGCGGCTTCCGAGTTCTTATTGGGCAAACTCAAGGACTTCAAGACTAATTCCGAATTTTTCGATTCGATGAAGCGTTAA
- a CDS encoding energy transducer TonB, which produces MKRFSISLLAGLGATLALFWLMQAMVMHRESGFKKTDNVQMVEFVRLKRETKPQVQEKKTVKPPPLPEKRPPPPPMQTQHTQPMAAAQPNLAIPNLSVPLPSARFGGSALEGLTAGAAAPSPAAPSAAVGAGTITTDVTPLVRIPPRYPMRAASRRIEGWVKVEFTITKTGEVSDAVVVESYPSSIFNREALAAVKRWKFKAKVVDGKAYEQRAQQTLEFKLSK; this is translated from the coding sequence GTGAAGCGTTTTTCGATTTCTTTATTGGCCGGGCTAGGCGCTACGCTGGCTTTGTTTTGGCTGATGCAAGCGATGGTGATGCACAGAGAAAGCGGTTTCAAGAAAACCGATAACGTGCAAATGGTCGAATTCGTTCGCTTGAAACGAGAGACCAAGCCTCAGGTCCAGGAAAAAAAGACCGTTAAGCCGCCTCCTCTGCCGGAAAAACGTCCGCCACCACCACCGATGCAAACGCAGCACACTCAACCGATGGCCGCTGCTCAGCCGAATTTGGCAATTCCGAATTTGAGCGTGCCGTTACCGAGCGCTCGTTTCGGCGGTTCGGCTCTTGAAGGTTTAACGGCAGGGGCGGCTGCACCCTCGCCCGCCGCGCCGAGCGCAGCGGTTGGTGCCGGCACGATCACGACCGATGTTACGCCATTGGTACGTATTCCGCCGCGTTATCCGATGCGCGCGGCGAGCCGGCGTATCGAAGGTTGGGTGAAGGTAGAATTCACGATTACGAAAACCGGCGAAGTCAGCGATGCGGTTGTAGTCGAATCGTACCCTAGCAGTATTTTTAACCGCGAAGCGCTGGCCGCCGTTAAACGTTGGAAATTCAAAGCGAAAGTGGTCGACGGCAAGGCCTACGAACAAAGGGCTCAACAAACCTTGGAGTTTAAACTGTCCAAATGA
- a CDS encoding peroxiredoxin, whose product MSVLVGKQAPDFTVPAVLGNGEIVDAFNFSEATKGKYAVVFFYPLDFTFVCPSELIALDHRIDEFKSRGVEVIAVSIDSHFTHNAWRNTPVNKGGIGPVRYTMAADISHGICKDYDVEAAAPAVAYRGTFLIDKDGVVRHQVVNDLPLGRNMDELIRMIDALQFFEENGEVCPAGWNKGDSGMNASPEGVADYLEKNADKL is encoded by the coding sequence ATGAGCGTATTAGTAGGTAAACAAGCCCCCGACTTTACCGTTCCTGCCGTATTGGGCAATGGCGAAATAGTCGATGCTTTTAATTTTTCCGAAGCGACAAAAGGAAAATATGCGGTAGTCTTCTTTTACCCGCTGGACTTTACCTTTGTTTGTCCTAGCGAATTGATCGCTCTCGATCATCGCATTGACGAGTTCAAAAGCCGTGGCGTCGAAGTGATTGCCGTTTCAATCGATTCTCACTTTACTCATAATGCATGGCGTAATACACCGGTCAACAAAGGCGGTATCGGCCCGGTCCGTTATACAATGGCGGCCGATATTTCACACGGTATCTGTAAAGATTACGATGTCGAAGCTGCAGCGCCGGCCGTTGCTTATCGCGGAACTTTCTTGATCGACAAGGACGGCGTGGTTCGTCATCAAGTCGTTAACGATCTGCCTCTCGGCCGTAACATGGACGAATTGATTCGTATGATCGACGCCTTGCAATTCTTCGAGGAAAATGGCGAAGTCTGCCCTGCGGGCTGGAACAAAGGTGATTCGGGTATGAACGCAAGCCCTGAAGGCGTTGCGGATTATCTGGAGAAAAATGCCGACAAGCTCTAA
- the mutY gene encoding A/G-specific adenine glycosylase — translation MTPSEFQDRLLAWFDKHGRHDLPWQNPASPYKVWVSEVMLQQTQVATVIPYFNAFIARFPDIQSLAEASVDTVLQYWAGLGYYARGRNLHKCAQIIAERDSFPDSLDELLDLPGIGRSTAGAILSIAFKKSHPILDGNVKRVLTRYAGISEWPGSTEASKTLWKLSASYTPVHRVEDYTQAMMDLGATICTRGKPNCAVCPLVSACRAHIENKTATIPAPKPARKQPVKQVYFLCLTTNENSILLEQRPGTGIWGGLWSLPEFDTIESARSWCMARHIDIINEYTQPKVRHTFSHYHLDFTPLHFHTNNPNHFVMEANRMLWYKPEQFSSLALAAPIKRLLQQIYKD, via the coding sequence ATGACACCGAGCGAATTTCAAGACCGGCTATTGGCGTGGTTCGATAAGCACGGACGCCATGACTTGCCTTGGCAAAATCCGGCGTCACCTTACAAAGTTTGGGTTTCCGAAGTCATGTTGCAGCAAACGCAAGTGGCAACCGTAATTCCTTATTTCAATGCATTCATCGCTCGCTTTCCCGATATTCAATCTCTCGCAGAGGCTTCGGTCGATACGGTTTTGCAATATTGGGCGGGCCTTGGTTATTATGCTAGGGGACGCAACTTGCACAAATGCGCGCAAATCATTGCGGAGCGCGATTCGTTTCCTGATAGCTTGGACGAACTGCTCGATTTGCCCGGAATAGGACGCTCGACCGCCGGCGCGATATTGAGCATCGCTTTCAAGAAAAGCCATCCGATACTGGATGGGAATGTCAAAAGAGTGTTGACCCGCTACGCCGGCATTAGCGAATGGCCCGGCTCGACAGAAGCCAGTAAGACGCTCTGGAAACTGAGCGCGTCGTATACGCCGGTCCATCGTGTCGAAGACTATACTCAGGCGATGATGGATCTAGGCGCCACGATTTGTACCCGGGGCAAGCCTAATTGTGCTGTTTGTCCGCTCGTTTCGGCTTGCAGGGCTCATATTGAAAATAAAACGGCGACTATACCGGCTCCGAAACCGGCGCGTAAGCAACCGGTCAAGCAGGTTTATTTTTTATGCTTGACCACAAACGAGAACAGTATTTTGCTGGAACAAAGACCGGGTACCGGAATCTGGGGAGGCTTATGGAGCCTCCCGGAATTCGATACGATAGAATCGGCACGCTCGTGGTGTATGGCTCGTCATATAGACATCATTAATGAATACACCCAACCTAAAGTGCGTCATACCTTTTCGCATTATCATTTAGATTTTACGCCGCTGCACTTCCATACCAATAACCCTAATCATTTTGTGATGGAAGCAAACCGTATGCTCTGGTATAAACCTGAGCAATTTTCTTCACTTGCTTTGGCTGCGCCGATTAAGCGGCTGTTGCAACAAATTTATAAGGACTGA
- a CDS encoding MotA/TolQ/ExbB proton channel family protein — translation MNGLFAIFDSVGHFLDSGGIVLKVILFVSIGLWCLIAERLLYFRFNYPKDRQVWLEQWESRVDKSSYDAHNIRNFIISEAKLTMGKSLTIIKMLIALCPLLGLLGTVTGMIHVFDVMAVTGTGNARAMASGISLATIPTMSGMVIAIAGLYFSKTIEERVSDETHHLADLLKFQ, via the coding sequence ATGAACGGGTTGTTCGCTATTTTCGATTCGGTCGGCCATTTTCTCGATAGCGGCGGCATTGTTTTGAAGGTTATTTTGTTCGTTTCTATCGGCTTGTGGTGCCTGATCGCCGAACGTTTGTTGTATTTTCGGTTTAACTATCCGAAGGATCGGCAAGTATGGCTGGAACAATGGGAAAGCCGTGTCGATAAAAGTTCTTACGATGCGCATAACATTCGAAATTTTATTATTTCCGAAGCGAAGCTGACGATGGGTAAGTCGTTGACTATCATCAAAATGCTGATCGCCTTATGTCCGCTACTCGGACTATTAGGTACCGTGACCGGTATGATCCACGTCTTCGATGTAATGGCGGTGACCGGTACCGGCAATGCCCGGGCTATGGCTTCCGGTATTTCGCTGGCGACGATTCCGACCATGTCGGGAATGGTGATTGCGATCGCCGGTCTTTATTTCAGTAAAACGATAGAAGAACGCGTCAGCGACGAAACCCATCATTTAGCCGATTTATTGAAATTCCAATAA
- a CDS encoding ExbD/TolR family protein codes for MRRTTSRSTSDQISDIDMTPMLDIVFIMLIFFIVTTSFVKESGIDVNRPTAQTAEKKEQANIIVSIKANGEIWIDKRAVDVRAVRANVARLQAENPLGSVIIAADRDTKTHVLVQVMDQIRLAGITNAAIATETESK; via the coding sequence ATGCGACGTACTACCAGCCGCTCGACATCCGATCAAATTTCCGATATCGATATGACGCCGATGCTCGACATCGTGTTCATTATGTTGATTTTTTTTATCGTAACGACATCTTTCGTTAAAGAATCCGGTATCGATGTTAATCGACCCACCGCGCAAACGGCCGAGAAAAAAGAACAGGCCAATATTATTGTGTCGATCAAGGCCAACGGCGAAATCTGGATCGATAAACGCGCGGTCGATGTCCGGGCGGTTAGAGCCAATGTTGCGCGCTTGCAGGCCGAAAATCCTCTCGGTTCGGTCATCATTGCCGCCGATCGCGATACCAAGACCCACGTTCTAGTTCAAGTCATGGATCAAATTCGATTGGCCGGTATCACCAATGCGGCGATTGCGACGGAAACGGAATCGAAGTGA
- a CDS encoding tetratricopeptide repeat protein, translated as MKRTHLFSLLLVSLMNAPVAAAADAKQATISPALYQKIQSTDRLIADKAYGKAEQKLLAMVGEVKAGGLDQAVVLRSLASVYALKEQYAKATEWLSKAVTLNTLPDKQQQDALLNLGQLYLAAEQYAKAIETLKPWLAKNPVPDAQTHVLLANAYTQLKQYRNALPHISKAIQSTAKPEDSWYQLQLALFYELKDYQSAIPLLRKLMAANPTKNEYWSQLVAVYQQTNQYTQAATVKHLAYKKGLLNSEKEILDLVNLFLYAGLPYKAGSVLRSELDANRVASTVKNWELLANAWKQARELEKAVQALETASKLDDKGSLYQQLGQIYYEQENWNAAIAAMNKALAKGGLKQPGQAYMILGMSYYESNNTEQARQSFAKAKGFPSNRKNAEQWLSYLNKTNETS; from the coding sequence ATGAAGCGAACGCACTTATTTAGCTTACTGCTTGTTTCATTAATGAACGCGCCGGTTGCTGCCGCGGCTGATGCCAAGCAAGCGACAATTTCTCCGGCGCTGTATCAAAAAATACAGTCTACGGACCGGCTTATTGCCGATAAGGCTTACGGCAAGGCCGAACAGAAATTGTTGGCGATGGTCGGCGAAGTCAAAGCCGGAGGCTTGGATCAAGCCGTCGTGTTGCGGAGCCTGGCTTCGGTTTATGCACTCAAGGAGCAATATGCTAAGGCTACCGAATGGCTGTCAAAAGCCGTTACATTAAATACCCTGCCTGACAAACAACAGCAAGATGCGCTTTTAAACCTGGGGCAGCTGTATTTGGCTGCCGAGCAATATGCCAAGGCGATTGAGACTTTAAAGCCATGGCTGGCAAAAAATCCGGTGCCGGATGCACAAACTCATGTGTTGTTGGCGAATGCCTATACTCAGTTGAAACAATATCGTAATGCCTTGCCGCATATTTCCAAAGCCATTCAGTCGACTGCCAAGCCCGAGGATTCATGGTATCAATTGCAGCTTGCCTTGTTTTATGAATTGAAAGATTATCAATCGGCGATACCGTTATTGCGGAAGCTGATGGCTGCCAATCCGACCAAAAACGAGTATTGGAGCCAGTTGGTTGCGGTTTATCAGCAAACGAATCAATACACGCAAGCGGCTACCGTCAAGCATCTGGCATACAAAAAAGGCCTATTGAATTCGGAAAAGGAGATTTTGGATCTGGTTAATTTATTTCTGTATGCCGGGTTGCCATATAAAGCCGGTTCAGTATTGCGGTCCGAACTCGATGCGAATAGAGTCGCGAGTACGGTAAAAAATTGGGAGTTACTGGCTAACGCCTGGAAGCAGGCAAGGGAGCTGGAAAAAGCAGTTCAAGCCTTGGAAACCGCCTCTAAGCTTGATGACAAAGGCAGTCTTTATCAACAGCTTGGGCAAATCTATTATGAGCAAGAGAATTGGAACGCAGCCATTGCCGCGATGAATAAGGCATTGGCGAAGGGAGGATTGAAACAACCCGGCCAAGCTTATATGATTCTCGGGATGAGTTATTATGAAAGCAATAACACCGAACAGGCCCGCCAATCTTTTGCCAAGGCGAAAGGTTTTCCGAGCAATAGAAAAAACGCAGAGCAATGGCTCAGTTATCTAAATAAGACCAACGAGACTTCCTAG
- a CDS encoding AsmA family protein, producing the protein MLKTLKIVLSVFAAIILLIVIAAAALPLLFSPNDFKPQIASAVKDNTGRDLTIAGDIELSIFPWLGVTAEKLALSNAEGFQEIPFAEIESAQIRAKLLPLLSKKFEVDRVVLKGLILNLEKNDAGVNNWDDFKQAKPEAYTAATSTEWEDADAVDTDKDAEGFKAIAGLAVAGVSLENAQLNWHDRQNDERFSIKELNLVSGDLAFDKPIDFKLRFRLDQPEQERNSHYQLSTAVSFNENLDHFQVTRFDLSTEIRGKDIPGGSLSAKMAALAELNLNAQTLELTKLDVESGQLHATATLSGTNIVDAPVFEGPVSIARFDPSAWLKQAGIDPPVMRDAQALTSFGADFRLQISSESADVQSISIQLDDSAINGNVRVDNFDDPVISFDLNVDTLNADRYLAPEDESGKTTQPIAGPAAAVAAGASMIPVETLRSLNINGLLSFGQLTISNLLLHGVDLKLTAKDGKVNTEQRVKTMYRGSYEGAMNLNVTGELPQWRLNEKFNEIQIEPLLNDYAGSAKIAGALTASTKLQASGNDSKALKSSLNGQVDFLFKDSIIRGFNLQQMIDDAKSLLKGIQVLRDNPKDQTAFSEIKGSAQIVNGLISNNDLIATASKLEATGKGTADLKSERIDYQVNAKLVRSKAAESTADKIKELPIVINIRGNFKEPEYKLDIASMLKDRQLEKLERKKDKLLDKLDKKVGPGVSDILKKFF; encoded by the coding sequence GTGCTAAAAACCCTGAAAATAGTTTTATCGGTTTTTGCGGCTATTATTTTGCTCATTGTCATTGCAGCAGCGGCTTTGCCGTTATTGTTCAGTCCCAATGATTTCAAGCCGCAAATTGCTTCGGCGGTTAAAGACAATACCGGTCGCGATTTGACTATCGCGGGCGATATCGAATTATCGATCTTTCCATGGCTTGGCGTCACTGCCGAAAAACTGGCCTTAAGCAATGCCGAGGGTTTTCAAGAAATTCCGTTCGCTGAAATCGAAAGCGCGCAAATCAGAGCTAAATTACTGCCTTTATTGTCGAAAAAGTTCGAAGTGGATCGTGTCGTCCTGAAAGGCTTGATTTTAAATTTAGAAAAAAACGATGCTGGCGTAAACAATTGGGATGATTTCAAGCAAGCAAAACCGGAGGCGTATACCGCAGCAACATCGACCGAGTGGGAAGATGCCGATGCTGTCGACACAGACAAAGACGCCGAAGGGTTTAAGGCGATTGCCGGCCTAGCTGTTGCCGGTGTTTCGCTTGAAAACGCTCAGTTGAATTGGCACGACAGGCAAAACGATGAACGCTTTTCGATCAAGGAATTGAATCTTGTTTCGGGCGATCTGGCTTTTGACAAGCCCATCGATTTTAAACTTCGATTCAGATTGGATCAGCCTGAACAAGAAAGAAATAGTCATTACCAATTGTCCACTGCCGTGTCGTTTAACGAAAATTTAGATCATTTTCAAGTGACACGATTCGATTTATCGACCGAGATTCGAGGAAAAGACATTCCAGGCGGTTCCTTGTCGGCAAAAATGGCGGCCCTGGCCGAGCTGAATTTAAATGCACAAACGCTTGAATTGACCAAGCTCGATGTCGAGTCCGGCCAATTGCATGCGACCGCAACGCTAAGCGGCACGAATATCGTCGATGCGCCTGTATTCGAGGGACCGGTGAGTATCGCCCGTTTTGACCCATCGGCATGGCTAAAGCAGGCCGGCATCGACCCTCCTGTTATGCGTGATGCGCAAGCATTGACGTCATTTGGCGCGGATTTCAGATTACAGATTTCTTCCGAGTCGGCGGACGTACAAAGCATTAGCATTCAACTCGACGATAGCGCGATTAATGGTAACGTTCGCGTCGATAATTTCGACGATCCGGTAATCTCATTCGACTTAAACGTCGATACCTTGAATGCCGATCGTTATTTAGCGCCTGAAGACGAATCGGGTAAGACGACGCAACCGATTGCAGGACCGGCGGCGGCCGTCGCAGCAGGCGCTTCGATGATTCCGGTTGAAACCTTGAGAAGTTTGAATATCAACGGCTTGTTATCATTCGGCCAACTCACGATTAGTAATCTATTACTGCACGGAGTCGATCTCAAATTGACTGCCAAAGACGGTAAGGTCAATACCGAACAACGTGTAAAAACAATGTATCGGGGCTCTTATGAAGGCGCGATGAATCTAAATGTGACCGGCGAATTGCCGCAATGGCGGCTCAACGAAAAATTCAACGAGATACAAATCGAACCCTTGTTGAACGATTATGCCGGCAGTGCGAAAATTGCCGGCGCATTAACCGCATCGACAAAATTACAAGCAAGCGGAAATGATAGCAAAGCGCTTAAGTCTTCATTGAACGGTCAGGTCGATTTTTTATTCAAGGACAGCATTATTCGCGGTTTTAATCTGCAACAAATGATCGACGATGCTAAATCATTGCTAAAAGGTATACAGGTTCTCCGAGACAATCCGAAGGATCAAACCGCTTTCTCGGAAATCAAGGGTAGCGCGCAAATCGTCAATGGGCTTATTAGCAACAACGATCTTATCGCTACGGCCTCCAAACTTGAAGCCACCGGGAAAGGTACCGCCGATTTGAAATCCGAACGAATCGATTATCAGGTCAATGCGAAATTGGTTCGTAGCAAAGCGGCTGAAAGTACGGCCGACAAAATCAAAGAATTACCAATTGTCATTAACATCAGGGGTAATTTCAAAGAGCCGGAATATAAACTCGATATTGCATCCATGCTCAAAGACCGGCAACTTGAAAAGCTCGAGCGCAAAAAAGACAAGTTACTGGACAAGCTCGACAAAAAAGTTGGCCCTGGCGTTTCTGATATATTGAAAAAGTTTTTTTGA
- a CDS encoding oxidative damage protection protein, with protein MTRIIRCAKLGIDAEGLDAPPFPGPKGQQIFDTISKQAWQDWLSLQTMLINEHRLASFDPKAKKFLEEERNKFLFGGGAEMPEGYVPPTK; from the coding sequence ATGACTAGAATCATTCGCTGTGCAAAATTAGGTATCGACGCCGAAGGTCTTGATGCGCCTCCGTTTCCGGGGCCTAAAGGACAGCAAATATTCGATACGATTTCAAAACAAGCTTGGCAGGATTGGCTTAGTTTGCAAACCATGCTGATCAATGAGCATCGTTTGGCTAGTTTCGATCCTAAAGCTAAAAAATTTCTTGAGGAAGAACGGAATAAATTTTTATTCGGCGGTGGGGCTGAAATGCCCGAAGGATACGTGCCTCCAACAAAATAA
- a CDS encoding rubredoxin yields MSEYRKYHCMECEHIYDEAKGDPDSGIAPGTRWEDISDDWVCPICGAPKSFFKLLA; encoded by the coding sequence ATGTCCGAATATAGAAAATACCATTGTATGGAATGCGAACACATTTACGACGAAGCAAAAGGCGACCCGGACAGCGGCATTGCGCCCGGTACGCGCTGGGAAGATATTTCCGACGACTGGGTTTGCCCTATTTGCGGGGCACCGAAAAGTTTTTTCAAGTTGTTGGCATAA